Proteins from one Desulfonema limicola genomic window:
- a CDS encoding GntR family transcriptional regulator: MLNPQSPVPLYHQLADILMTEITAGEYLPGEKILPELKLAAEYQIGRPTVRQAIDVLVNKGFLIRKRGSGTFVCSPKQEVDLFSLDGTGTSFRKKGFDVKTRILKKICLKPVKKDKENPFAENKAYYFSRLILVEQSPVLIEDLYLHPMLFPGIEQIDLKDCSLSEIAQNRYYMKPLSGRQNFRIGYADKNRAGNLNISKSEPILIVKRFLNFSQADNAVYSELYCRTDQYVFSQTIGGLANG, translated from the coding sequence ATGCTGAACCCTCAATCACCAGTGCCCTTATATCATCAGCTTGCTGATATTCTAATGACAGAGATTACAGCAGGGGAATATCTTCCAGGAGAAAAAATACTTCCTGAATTAAAACTTGCAGCAGAATACCAGATCGGGCGGCCCACAGTCAGGCAGGCAATTGATGTGCTGGTAAATAAAGGTTTTTTGATCCGCAAACGGGGATCAGGAACCTTTGTATGCAGTCCAAAACAAGAGGTTGATCTTTTTTCCCTTGACGGAACAGGGACTTCTTTCCGCAAAAAAGGCTTTGATGTTAAAACCCGTATTTTAAAAAAAATCTGTCTTAAACCTGTTAAAAAAGACAAGGAAAATCCTTTTGCAGAAAACAAGGCTTATTATTTTTCAAGGCTTATCCTTGTTGAGCAGTCTCCTGTATTGATTGAGGATTTATACCTGCATCCAATGCTTTTTCCAGGAATTGAACAGATAGATTTAAAAGACTGCTCATTGTCCGAGATTGCTCAAAATCGTTATTATATGAAACCTTTAAGCGGCAGGCAGAATTTCAGGATAGGATATGCAGATAAAAACAGGGCAGGAAATCTAAATATCTCAAAATCAGAACCTATTTTAATTGTTAAAAGATTTCTCAATTTTTCACAGGCTGACAATGCAGTTTATTCTGAACTGTACTGCAGAACAGATCAATATGTATTTTCCCAGACCATAGGAGGACTTGCCAATGGATAA
- the lon gene encoding endopeptidase La: MAETDKDDLISIIEDDDRSITIPTNMPLMPVKDVVIFTDMLLPLFIGRKSSITAMDEAIAKDGFIFLVTQKHPGLENPKTEDLYTVGTVGRILRMLKLPDGRLKALVQGVCKAKIERYTRKRSWFAVKLQIIEEPQPVESNLEIEALMRNVREYSERILTLRGELSGDVTTILGSIEDVGRLADIVASNLRLKLEESQMLLEIINPLERLKKVNELLSKEMDLSAMQAKIQSNVKDEIAKTQRDYYLREQVRAIHRELGEMDERIQEIEDYKKKIKRARMTKEAVEEAEKQLNRLEQMHPEAADATIIRTYLDWLVEMPWQKSTKDMLDIVHAKKVLDSGHYGLDKVKDRILEYLSVRKLNPKMKGPILCFVGPPGVGKTSLGRAISKTVNRKFFRISLGGVRDEAEIRGHRRTYIGALPGRILQGLKQCGTNNPVFMMDEIDKLGSDFRGDPSSALLEALDPEQNSSFSDHYLNLPFDLSNVMFVLTANMTDTIPSALLDRMEIIRLSGYTQEEKKIIAEKHLVPRQIKENGLKARRVTISPGAIEQIIDEYTQEAGLRNLEREIGKICRKLARKIAEGAKGPFSITRSNLQKFLGIPKYYPEMDQDESQVGLSTGLAWTEVGGEVLYIEASLIPGKGELIITGQLGEIMQESARAAVSYTRANMADLGIKDSLFENSDIHIHVPAGAIPKDGPSAGIAMATALISIITNKPVDKYVAMTGEITLRGRVLPIGGLKEKALGALRGGIRTVIIPEKNKKDLAEIPDNLKKKIKFISVKNMDEVLPVAFSENLKQNPQNKNQNIKKRKTAK, translated from the coding sequence ATGGCCGAAACTGATAAGGATGATCTCATTAGTATAATTGAAGATGATGACAGAAGTATTACTATTCCAACTAATATGCCTTTAATGCCTGTAAAGGATGTGGTCATTTTTACTGACATGCTTCTGCCTTTGTTCATTGGAAGAAAAAGTTCCATAACTGCAATGGATGAAGCTATAGCAAAAGATGGTTTTATTTTCCTGGTAACTCAAAAACATCCAGGCCTGGAAAATCCAAAAACAGAAGACCTTTATACAGTAGGTACAGTAGGCCGTATTTTGCGGATGCTTAAGCTTCCTGACGGCAGATTAAAAGCGCTTGTCCAGGGAGTGTGCAAGGCAAAGATTGAACGTTATACAAGAAAACGCTCATGGTTTGCTGTTAAGCTTCAAATAATTGAGGAACCTCAGCCTGTTGAGTCAAACCTTGAAATTGAAGCACTTATGAGAAATGTGCGTGAATATTCTGAAAGAATCCTGACCCTTCGCGGTGAATTGAGCGGTGATGTTACTACTATTCTGGGAAGTATTGAAGATGTGGGCCGTCTTGCAGATATTGTTGCCTCCAATTTAAGGCTTAAACTTGAAGAATCCCAGATGCTGCTTGAAATAATAAATCCTCTGGAACGCCTGAAAAAGGTTAATGAACTTTTATCCAAGGAAATGGATCTTTCTGCCATGCAGGCAAAGATTCAATCCAATGTTAAGGATGAAATTGCAAAAACCCAGAGGGATTATTATCTGCGGGAACAGGTAAGAGCTATTCATCGTGAATTAGGTGAAATGGATGAAAGAATCCAGGAAATAGAAGATTACAAAAAAAAGATCAAGCGCGCCCGTATGACTAAGGAAGCTGTGGAAGAAGCTGAAAAACAGTTAAACCGCCTTGAGCAGATGCACCCTGAAGCTGCCGATGCCACAATAATCCGTACATATCTTGACTGGCTGGTGGAAATGCCCTGGCAGAAATCAACAAAAGATATGCTTGATATTGTTCATGCTAAAAAGGTTCTTGACAGCGGACATTACGGCCTGGACAAGGTTAAAGACCGAATCCTTGAATATCTCAGTGTCAGAAAGCTTAATCCTAAAATGAAAGGGCCTATTTTATGCTTTGTAGGCCCTCCTGGAGTTGGCAAAACCTCTTTGGGCCGGGCTATTTCAAAAACTGTAAACCGTAAATTTTTCAGGATTTCCCTTGGGGGTGTCAGGGATGAAGCAGAAATAAGAGGACACAGGAGAACATATATAGGCGCTTTGCCTGGCAGAATTTTACAGGGTTTAAAACAATGCGGAACTAATAATCCAGTATTTATGATGGATGAGATCGACAAACTTGGCTCGGATTTCAGGGGAGACCCTTCTTCAGCCCTGCTGGAAGCCCTTGATCCTGAACAGAATTCAAGTTTCAGCGATCATTATCTGAATCTGCCTTTTGATCTTTCAAATGTCATGTTTGTACTTACTGCAAATATGACTGATACCATACCTTCTGCCCTGCTTGACAGAATGGAGATAATTCGTCTTTCAGGATACACACAGGAAGAAAAAAAGATTATTGCTGAAAAACATTTGGTTCCCCGCCAGATTAAGGAAAATGGATTAAAGGCAAGACGTGTTACCATAAGTCCTGGTGCTATTGAACAGATTATAGATGAATATACCCAGGAAGCAGGATTGAGAAATCTTGAAAGGGAAATTGGAAAGATATGCCGAAAGCTGGCGCGGAAGATAGCAGAAGGAGCAAAAGGGCCTTTTTCAATAACACGAAGCAATCTTCAAAAATTTTTAGGGATTCCGAAATATTATCCTGAAATGGACCAGGATGAAAGCCAGGTAGGACTTTCAACAGGTCTGGCCTGGACTGAGGTCGGGGGTGAAGTCTTATATATTGAAGCCTCCTTGATTCCAGGCAAAGGAGAGCTGATTATCACAGGCCAGCTTGGCGAGATAATGCAGGAGTCTGCAAGAGCAGCAGTAAGCTATACAAGAGCTAATATGGCAGATTTGGGTATTAAAGACAGTTTGTTTGAAAACAGTGATATTCATATCCATGTTCCGGCCGGAGCAATCCCCAAAGACGGCCCTTCTGCTGGAATTGCTATGGCAACAGCCTTGATTTCAATTATTACAAACAAACCAGTAGATAAGTATGTTGCAATGACAGGCGAGATTACACTCAGGGGAAGAGTTCTGCCCATTGGAGGGCTTAAAGAAAAAGCATTAGGTGCTTTAAGAGGGGGTATCCGCACTGTTATAATACCTGAGAAAAATAAAAAAGATCTTGCTGAAATTCCTGATAACCTTAAAAAGAAAATCAAATTCATTTCCGTTAAAAACATGGATGAAGTACTGCCTGTTGCTTTTTCAGAAAATTTAAAACAAAATCCCCAGAATAAAAATCAAAATATCAAAAAGAGAAAGACCGCAAAATAA
- the trpA gene encoding tryptophan synthase subunit alpha, translated as MLNTYIKEQKQKKDILLMTHIVIGYPDFEQSFKIVETMVKAGVDLMELQIPFSEPIADGPVILAASQKSLDNGARVQKCMDFAEHVSSRFDIPFLFMTYYNILFKYGVDAFARDMAEKGLKGAIVPDLPPEEGADYLKTMSDNNLSPIFIYSPTTSRQRMEYINQYAKGFIYCVARKGVTGAQTSFSSQMEDYLLQCRESTDLPLAVGFGVKSKEDVDFLKGRADIAVVGSQTIKLMDEKGMSVVEDFIKGLRT; from the coding sequence ATGCTTAACACATATATAAAAGAGCAAAAACAAAAAAAAGATATTCTGCTTATGACCCATATTGTTATTGGGTATCCTGATTTTGAGCAGTCCTTCAAGATTGTGGAAACAATGGTAAAAGCAGGTGTTGATCTCATGGAACTCCAGATTCCTTTTTCAGAACCCATAGCAGACGGCCCTGTTATCCTTGCAGCCAGTCAAAAATCCCTGGATAACGGAGCCAGGGTTCAGAAATGTATGGATTTTGCAGAACATGTATCATCCAGGTTTGATATTCCGTTTTTATTTATGACCTATTATAATATTTTGTTTAAATACGGGGTTGATGCTTTTGCACGGGATATGGCTGAAAAAGGCTTGAAAGGAGCAATAGTACCCGATCTCCCGCCTGAAGAAGGAGCAGATTATCTTAAAACCATGTCAGATAATAATCTTTCCCCGATTTTCATTTACTCGCCAACTACATCAAGACAGAGAATGGAATATATTAACCAGTATGCAAAAGGATTTATATACTGCGTTGCCAGGAAAGGAGTAACAGGCGCACAAACCAGTTTTTCCTCACAAATGGAAGATTATCTGCTCCAGTGCAGGGAATCCACAGACCTGCCCCTTGCAGTAGGTTTTGGTGTTAAATCAAAAGAAGATGTGGATTTTCTTAAAGGCAGGGCAGATATTGCAGTTGTAGGCTCCCAGACCATAAAACTCATGGATGAAAAAGGAATGTCAGTGGTTGAGGATTTTATAAAAGGACTGAGAACCTGA
- the tsaB gene encoding tRNA (adenosine(37)-N6)-threonylcarbamoyltransferase complex dimerization subunit type 1 TsaB — translation MKILAVDTASQSCSVGIINDNTVTAEITSSSRQTHSRHLMDMIDSALKMSGFKIKDIDGFAVTRGPGSFTGLRIGISTVKGLALASGRPVAGVSNLKVLASHFYHSPYLICIMIDARKGEVYCAKYRFEKGLLIEQGREQVLSPEKAVSGIDEQCIFSGNGSEIYKTIISDNLKDKAFFAPAHTNIIRASDVAVTALPRLKNGDYDNLAGFSPSYVRKADAEPSSKTCFNLSLP, via the coding sequence ATGAAAATTCTTGCAGTTGATACAGCATCCCAGAGCTGCAGTGTTGGCATAATTAATGATAATACTGTAACAGCAGAAATAACCAGTTCCAGCAGACAAACCCATTCAAGACATTTGATGGATATGATAGATTCAGCCTTAAAAATGTCAGGTTTTAAAATAAAAGACATTGACGGCTTTGCTGTAACACGGGGACCTGGAAGCTTTACTGGATTACGCATTGGCATAAGCACTGTCAAAGGACTTGCACTGGCATCAGGCAGGCCCGTTGCCGGTGTATCAAACCTTAAGGTTCTGGCATCACATTTTTATCATTCACCTTACCTGATATGTATAATGATTGATGCACGAAAAGGCGAGGTGTATTGTGCAAAATACAGGTTTGAAAAAGGACTGTTAATAGAGCAGGGCAGGGAGCAGGTACTTTCTCCTGAAAAAGCTGTGTCAGGTATTGATGAGCAGTGTATTTTTTCAGGAAACGGATCTGAAATATACAAAACTATAATTTCAGATAACCTGAAAGACAAAGCTTTTTTTGCACCTGCTCATACAAATATTATCCGTGCATCAGATGTTGCCGTAACTGCCCTGCCAAGATTGAAAAATGGTGATTATGATAATCTTGCAGGTTTTTCACCTTCATATGTAAGAAAGGCTGATGCAGAACCGAGTTCCAAAACTTGTTTTAATTTATCTCTGCCTTAA
- the trpB gene encoding tryptophan synthase subunit beta: protein MDNRGYYSQFGGSFLPEILAATFDELEKTFRNAKNDPDFWQEYEDIMSSYSCRPTPLTFAGNLTKHFGGAKIYIKREDLNHTGAHKANNVMGQGLLVQRMGKTRVIAETGAGQHGVATATMAARFGFDCTIYMGEVDVERQRPNVFWMERLGATVCPVKNGTRILKDAINEAFRDWVSNMDTTHYVLGTACGPHPFPEMVTYFQSIIGKEAREQILKIEGKLPKRIYACVGGGSNAMGLFSGFLNDPVELVGVEAGGKGLDSGEHASRLCSKDASIGVAQGYKTYFLQNSDGQMKETHSIAAGLDYVGVSPILSELKESGKARFEAAEDNEVVEALALTIKKEGVIPALESAHAFAQAFKEAPKLSKDDVIIINQSGRGDKDIFTVADAFNDPGWKAFIIGKAEQYNA, encoded by the coding sequence ATGGATAACAGAGGCTATTATTCACAGTTCGGAGGATCTTTTTTACCGGAAATCCTGGCTGCTACCTTTGACGAGCTTGAAAAAACATTTAGAAATGCAAAAAATGATCCAGATTTCTGGCAGGAATATGAAGATATTATGTCCTCCTATTCCTGCCGCCCCACGCCTTTAACCTTTGCAGGAAATCTTACAAAGCATTTTGGCGGAGCAAAGATTTATATAAAACGGGAAGATTTGAACCATACAGGCGCTCACAAGGCAAATAATGTCATGGGCCAGGGTCTTCTTGTTCAGCGCATGGGCAAAACAAGGGTTATAGCAGAAACAGGAGCAGGCCAGCACGGGGTTGCAACTGCTACAATGGCAGCTCGTTTTGGCTTTGACTGCACCATTTACATGGGGGAGGTTGATGTTGAGCGCCAGCGCCCCAATGTTTTCTGGATGGAAAGGCTGGGGGCAACTGTCTGCCCTGTTAAAAACGGAACCAGGATTTTAAAGGATGCTATTAACGAGGCTTTCAGGGACTGGGTTTCAAACATGGATACAACCCATTATGTACTTGGCACTGCCTGCGGGCCCCATCCTTTTCCTGAAATGGTAACATATTTTCAATCTATCATAGGAAAGGAAGCAAGGGAGCAGATTTTAAAGATTGAAGGAAAACTTCCTAAAAGGATTTATGCCTGTGTAGGCGGAGGTTCAAATGCAATGGGGCTTTTCAGCGGTTTTCTCAACGATCCTGTTGAACTCGTAGGAGTGGAGGCAGGAGGAAAGGGGCTGGATTCAGGGGAACACGCTTCCAGGCTTTGCTCAAAAGATGCAAGCATTGGCGTTGCCCAGGGATATAAGACCTATTTTCTCCAAAACAGTGACGGGCAGATGAAGGAAACCCACAGCATAGCAGCAGGGCTTGATTATGTAGGAGTTTCTCCCATACTTTCAGAACTCAAGGAATCAGGAAAAGCCAGGTTTGAGGCAGCAGAAGATAATGAGGTTGTCGAAGCTCTTGCCCTTACCATAAAAAAAGAAGGGGTTATTCCTGCACTTGAATCTGCCCATGCCTTTGCCCAGGCATTTAAAGAAGCTCCAAAGCTTTCAAAGGATGATGTTATAATTATTAACCAGTCAGGCCGTGGAGATAAGGACATATTTACAGTGGCAGATGCTTTTAATGATCCAGGCTGGAAAGCATTTATCATTGGAAAGGCGGAACAATACAATGCTTAA
- a CDS encoding prepilin peptidase, with translation MIFNSVQIYIVVFIFGLCIGSFLNVCIFRLPISKSIVYPPSSCPECGYMIKFYDNIPVLSYMFLLGRCRQCKTRISVRYPLIELLSGFFAVCTFLKFGLNLEGLVYYVFIAVLLVITFIDIDHRIIPNIISLPGIPIFFIAAFAVPSVTWQESVTGILTGGGSLYAVAWTYCLITGKEGMGGGDIKLLAMMGGLIGWKGVLFTIFVGSAVGTIAGLIVMLYTRMNMKLAVPFGPFLSIGAITYIFFGTEIIFWYFNLLR, from the coding sequence ATGATATTTAATTCTGTGCAAATTTATATTGTTGTATTTATTTTTGGTTTATGTATTGGAAGTTTTTTAAATGTATGTATATTCAGGCTGCCTATATCAAAATCAATAGTTTATCCGCCCTCTTCTTGTCCAGAATGCGGGTATATGATTAAATTTTATGACAATATACCGGTTTTAAGTTATATGTTTTTACTGGGAAGATGCAGGCAGTGCAAAACCCGTATTTCAGTCCGATACCCTTTAATAGAACTTCTCAGCGGTTTTTTTGCAGTCTGTACCTTTCTGAAATTCGGTCTGAATCTTGAAGGCCTGGTTTATTATGTTTTTATTGCTGTTCTTCTGGTTATAACCTTTATTGACATTGACCACAGGATTATCCCTAATATTATATCCCTTCCAGGTATTCCCATTTTTTTTATTGCAGCATTTGCAGTACCTTCAGTAACATGGCAGGAGTCTGTTACAGGTATCCTGACAGGCGGAGGGAGTCTTTATGCTGTTGCCTGGACTTACTGCCTTATTACAGGAAAAGAAGGAATGGGAGGAGGAGATATCAAGCTTCTTGCCATGATGGGAGGGTTGATAGGATGGAAAGGGGTGCTGTTTACTATCTTTGTTGGTTCGGCTGTGGGAACAATTGCAGGATTAATAGTAATGCTTTATACCCGGATGAATATGAAACTTGCAGTTCCTTTCGGCCCCTTTCTTTCAATAGGAGCAATTACTTACATTTTTTTTGGCACTGAAATTATTTTCTGGTATTTCAATCTTTTAAGATGA